The segment GTACGGCGGAACACGAGGAATTCCGTCGGAATCCGGGAGGACCATCTCCCAAGGCTAAATACTCCCTAGTGACCGATAGTGAACCAGTACCGTGAGGGAAAGGTGAAAAGCACCCCGGAAGGGGAGTGAAATAGATCCTGAAACCGTGTGCCTACAACAAGTTAGAGCCCGTTAATGGGTGATAGCGTGCCTTTTGTAGAATGAACCGGCGAGTTACGATTGCATGCGAGGTTAAGTGGAAGAAACGGAGCCGCAGCGAAAGCGAGTCTGAATAGGGCGAATGAGTATGTAGTCGTAGACCCGAAACCATGTGATCTACCCATGTCCAGGTTGAAGGTGCGGTAAAACGCACTGGAGGACCGAACCCACGTACGTTGAAAAGTGCGGGGATGAGGTGTGGGTAGCGGAGAAATTCCAAACGAACTTGGAGATAGCTGGTTCTCTCCGAAATAGCTTTAGGGCTAGCCTCGGAATTAAGAATGATGGAGGTAGAGCACTGTTTGGACTAGGGGCCCATCTCGGGTTACCGAATTCAGATAAACTCCGAATGCCATTCATTCATATCCGGGAGTCAGACTGTGAGTGATAAGATCCATAGTCGAAAGGGAAACAGCCCAGACCACCAGCTAAGGTCCCCAAATATATGTTAAGTGGAAAAGGATGTGGGGTTGCACAGACAACTAGGATGTTGGCTTAGAAGCAGCCACCATTTAAAGAGTGCGTAATAGCTCACTAGTCGAGTGACCCTGCGCCGAAAATGTACCGGGGCTAAACATATTACCGAAGCTGTGGATCGTACCTTTGGTACGATGGTAGGAGAGCGTTCTAAGGGCGTTGAAGGCAGATCGTGAGGACTGCTGGAGCGCTTAGAAGTGAGAATGCCGGTATGAGTAGCGAAAGACAGGTGAGAATCCTGTCCACCGAATGACTAAGGTTTCCTGGGGAAGGCTCGTCCGCCCAGGGTTAGTCGGGACCTAAGCCGAGGCCGACAGGCGTAGGCGATGGACAACAGGTTGATATTCCTGTACCCGTTCAATTTGTTTGAGCAATGGAGGGACGCAGGAGGCTAAGAAGTGCAGACTGATGGATATGTCTGTTCAAGCAGTAAGTCTGAAAGTGAGTCAAATGCTTGCTTTTGTTAAGGACAAGCTGTGATGAGGAGGGAAATTTAAGTACCGAAGCTTCTGATGTCACACTGCCGAGAAAAGCTTCTAGTGAGAATTGAACGGCCCGTACCGCAAACCGACACAGGTAGTCGAGGAGAGAATCCTAAGGTGAGCGAGAGAACTCTCGTTAAGGAACTCGGCAAAATGACCCCGTAACTTCGGGAGAAGGGGTGCTGCTCTAACGAGCAGCCGCAGTGAATAGGCCCAAGCGACTGTTTATCAAAAACACAGGTCTCTGCAAAATCGAAAGATGACGTATAGGGGCTGACGCCTGCCCGGTGCTGGAAGGTTAAGAGGAGTGCTTAGCGCAAGCGAAGGTACGAATTGAAGCCCCAGTAAACGGCGGCCGTAACTATAACGGTCCTAAGGTAGCGAAATTCCTTGTCGGGTAAGTTCCGACCCGCACGAAAGGCGTAACGATTTGGGCACTGTCTCAACGAGAGACTCGGTGAAATTTTAGTACCTGTGAAGATGCAGGTTACCCGCGACAGGACGGAAAGACCCCATGGAGCTTTACTGTAGTTTGATATTGAGTGTCTGTACCGCATGTACAGGATAGGTAGGAGCCGTAGAAGTCGGGACGCTAGTTTCGACGGAGGCGCTGGTGGGATACTACCCTTGCGTTATGGCCACTCTAACCCGCACCACTAATCGTGGTGGGAGACAGTGTCAGATGGGCAGTTTGACTGGGGCGGTCGCCTCCTAAAAGGTAACGGAGGCGCCCAAAGGTTCCCTCAGAATGGTTGGAAATCATTCGAAGAGTGTAAAGGCAGAAGGGAGCTTGACTGCGAGAGCAACAACTCGAGCAGGGACGAAAGTCGGGCTTAGTGATCCGGTGGTTCCGCATGGAAGGGCCATCGCTCAACGGATAAAAGCTACCCTGGGGATAACAGGCTTATCTCCCCCAAGAGTCCACATCGACGGGGAGGTTTGGCACCTCGATGTCGGCTCGTCGCATCCTGGGGCTGTAGTCGGTCCCAAGGGTTGGGCTGTTCGCCCATTAAAGCGGCACGCGAGCTGGGTTCAGAACGTCGTGAGACAGTTCGGTCCCTATCCGTCGCGGGCGTTGGAAATTTGAGAGGAGCTGTCCTTAGTACGAGAGGACCGGGATGGACTTACCGCTGGTGTACCAGTTGTCTCGCCAGAGGCATCGCTGGGTAGCTATGTAGGGAAGGGATAAACGCTGAAAGCATCTAAGTGTGAAGCCCACCTCAAGATGAGATTTCCCATTTCTTTAAGAAAGTAAGATCCCTGAGAGATGATCAGGTAGATAGGTCAGAAGTGGAAGACCAGTGATGGTTGGAGCGGACTGATACTAATCGATCGAGGACTTAACCAAAATGAAACTCGGAAGAGTTTTGAGACTTTCTTCAAATCCAGTTTTGAGTGAGCAAGACTTACTCAATTAAATAGTGTGGTGGCGATAGCGAGAAGGATACACCTGTAACCATGCCGAACACAGAAGTTAAGCTTCTTAGCGCCGATTGTAGTGAGGGGTTGCCCCTTGTGAGAGTAGGACGTCGCCACGCAACGTATAGATCAGAGATTACTCTGGTCTTTTTTTATTTGGAAAAATTTTGCTTATCAATACTTATTACACAAATAAGAGTTGAAGTATAAGTTGATATATTGCTCAACTCGTACTTCAACTCTGCTTTGAATAGAAATTTCTCTTTACACATCTCTACATCAAGGTTTGATATAAGCGTAGCCGTTATGCTGCAGCTGGATTAGATCGTACACTCCAGTAGGCACGATTTTTACTGTTTTTGGCAGTAATGAAGGATCGATATCATTGCCGCGCAGTGAATTATTGCAAGCGTGGAAAATAACTTCAGGATTTTCAAAGAATTCTTGATTTTCCTGTTCTAAAAGGCCTTTGATTGCCGCACCGTTTATGGTCAAGACGATGGTGGTATTGTAATTACCGGCAATCAGATTTAAGATATTTTGTTTTACTTGGGGCCATTTTGCCATTTCGTCGATATGAAAAACAGCTTTCATGAAATCAATCCTTTCTGATGGAAATAAAATGATCCTTTAATTGTAAAAAGATTATTTTATAAAGAGCCGTTAGTTTATTCGTTCAGTTTTCTTGCTGAAAACGGCTCTTTTTTAGAGTACCACAATTCAAAAATTTATTAAAATAAATGATAATGTGCTCTTTTGGCTTTTCTGATGATCATTTCTTGTTTTGTTAGTATATTGGGAATCAGTAAGCATTATTAAATAAAAGGTTAATTTTTGTGCGTGGTTGGTCTATTACGCCTCTTGAAATAGTAAAATAATGTTAGATCCATTTTAGGAGGTTAGTTATGAAACTGAAAAAAACACTACTTGCAGCTGGTTTATTGGCGGGATTTACGATTACCGCAGTCAATACATCATCTGCTCATGCGGAAACAAGTTCTTCTGATACAGTTATCAATGAACGTTGGGGGAAACCGACGTTTGTCATGGGGGCCGCGTTGAATAGCCACCAAAGAGCAGAAACGATGTCTATCTTGGGCATTGACAACATTGATAGTGTCAATGTAGAAGTCGCGACTGGCGAGGACCTTGTAAAATATCTCGGTTATGGCAGCGGACAAGACAGCGTAATGTTCAGTTCAGTGGTCGTTAATCGCGAAGATAAAGGAAAAGGGATCACAGTAGATATCGTTACTCCTGAGAACATCACGCTGATCACGGCCGACCAGTATAAAAATCCTCTGGTTACTGCGGGGATCTCTGATGCAACGATCAAAGTAGGCAGCGTGGTCAAAGTAACCGGCGAAAGTGCATTGACAGGTGTCTATAAAGCATTTGCTGCTAATGGAGAAAAAGTCGATCCTGAGCGGGCACAATTAGCTCAAGAAGAGTTGGATACCACAACGGATGTGGCTGATTCTATCGTTAAAAACGCCAATCAAGAAAACAAAACGGAACAAGAAAATCTAAGCGATGCTGAAAAAGAAAAAGCTGATGAAACGTATAAAACACAATTGAATCAAACACTGGTGGATATCAAAAAAGAACTGGCGGAGCTGAAAGAAAAACAAAATGAATTAGCTACAAAAGAAGATGTGGAAAAAATCGTCAATGATGCGTTAGCTAAAAACAATTTAGATAAATATATCACTCAAGAAGATACTCAAAAACTGGTCTCTTTAGCAGAAAAATATCAAAAAATCGATGGCGTGCTTGATGAAGAATCTATTGCTCAATTGGATAAGATCAGCAGTGACTTTAAAGATACAGTCAATGATCTGACGGATCAGCTGGGAGATTTTGGCAATAAATTAAAAGGGACATTAGAAGATAATCAAGGTTTCTTTGCAAATCTTTGGCAAAGTATCAAAGACTTTTTTGCGGGATTATTTAATTAATTAAGTATATCTTATTGTAAAAAAACGGGCGAAGCCATTGCGGTTTAAGCCTGTTTTTTTATACAATACAGCAAGAGGGCAGAAATAACACATTTGTTCCATTTAATGATAAAATTAGACATAGACACATTTATAAGGAGGTAAAATTATGGAAGCAGAAGAGAAAAAACAATCGAGTGAAACGGATCAAGCGTCTTTTGATGCTATCAAAGAAGTGGCTTCTAAGAATATCACTCAAATGCTTCATGACCTTCAGGCGTTTGAAACAGCGATCACAGAGGAACGGATCCCTGAGATTTATCGTATCTATAATGGACGCTTGCATGAAGAGCTCAAAAAAACTTCAAATGCACATCATGAGATCGATCAGCTCTTAGTCCAAAAAATCCACGATAATTTTATGGAACGGTTCCCTTTTATGGTCCATTTGGAAAAGATATCTGAAACGATCAACTACTATAAAATCGGAGAATACTATCGTGAACGAGCAACGATCGGGATCGATGCCAGCATCCCTGAGATTTTTGTGATACCGGCTGTTGACCGGGAATGGGCGCGATTCAACGAGAAAGAAGACATTGTGGAATCCATTGAACGTCAGATGGATGAGCTGTCAGCCAAAGAAATAGCGGCTCAATCAGAGATCGCCAAATTAGATGAAAAAATCAAAGAATTGAAACAAAAAGAGACAGCGATCGAAAATACCAAGGGCTTTTTCAATCGTGGAAAAGTGGATGAAGAGCTGGCGGAAATCAATGATCAGCGGGAGAAATTAGAAGCGAAGAAGGCTGAATGGCTGCCGTTTGTTGAAAATCAGTCAAGAGCTGGCCAAGAAAAGGAATACCTGCAGCAAGAACATGTTCGCATGCGTTTAAAACGTGCCATTGTCGGAAAAGAGTTTCGCTTGATCGACCGCTACTTTGGCAGTATGGAAGAGATGCGGCGACAGTTGAAGGATTTCTTGGATAATTATTTGGAAGGAGCGGAT is part of the Enterococcus mediterraneensis genome and harbors:
- a CDS encoding DsrE family protein, whose product is MKAVFHIDEMAKWPQVKQNILNLIAGNYNTTIVLTINGAAIKGLLEQENQEFFENPEVIFHACNNSLRGNDIDPSLLPKTVKIVPTGVYDLIQLQHNGYAYIKP
- a CDS encoding DUF1002 domain-containing protein, whose protein sequence is MKLKKTLLAAGLLAGFTITAVNTSSAHAETSSSDTVINERWGKPTFVMGAALNSHQRAETMSILGIDNIDSVNVEVATGEDLVKYLGYGSGQDSVMFSSVVVNREDKGKGITVDIVTPENITLITADQYKNPLVTAGISDATIKVGSVVKVTGESALTGVYKAFAANGEKVDPERAQLAQEELDTTTDVADSIVKNANQENKTEQENLSDAEKEKADETYKTQLNQTLVDIKKELAELKEKQNELATKEDVEKIVNDALAKNNLDKYITQEDTQKLVSLAEKYQKIDGVLDEESIAQLDKISSDFKDTVNDLTDQLGDFGNKLKGTLEDNQGFFANLWQSIKDFFAGLFN
- a CDS encoding viral A-type inclusion protein — encoded protein: MEAEEKKQSSETDQASFDAIKEVASKNITQMLHDLQAFETAITEERIPEIYRIYNGRLHEELKKTSNAHHEIDQLLVQKIHDNFMERFPFMVHLEKISETINYYKIGEYYRERATIGIDASIPEIFVIPAVDREWARFNEKEDIVESIERQMDELSAKEIAAQSEIAKLDEKIKELKQKETAIENTKGFFNRGKVDEELAEINDQREKLEAKKAEWLPFVENQSRAGQEKEYLQQEHVRMRLKRAIVGKEFRLIDRYFGSMEEMRRQLKDFLDNYLEGADTDE